Proteins encoded together in one Peribacillus asahii window:
- a CDS encoding aldehyde dehydrogenase family protein: MMTDEDEGYMVQQQMKWNVYAPATGEKIAELEETSLDSIPKLYEQSHKAFDMWSALSISKRIEYIRQLRLLIVDKMDKLADIISKDTGKVKTEALVADLMPTLDAMLYVEKHAEKLLKRQKMKTPLLLIGKTSYVEYMPRGTVLVISPWNYPFQLAVTPIISALVGGNTVIAKPSEVTPLVGKMIEELFVEAGFPEGVVQFAHGGKELGAVLTEQKPDYIFFTGSVRTGKIIAEVAAKQLIPTTLELGGKDPMIVFQDVNIERAVNAALWGAFTNSGQVCMSVERLYIERPIYEQFLTLLKKKVASLKQGDSLHDDVGSMTFPAQLDIVADHIRDALDKGATLEIGTTPDEWEQGTCFIQPSLLSNVNHTMKVINEESFGPLLPVIPFDTEAEAVQLANDSAYGLNSSVWTSDEHRAKRVAAQLVTGAVNINDVLVSVANPHLPFGGAKQSGIGSYHGEGGLRIFCHEKAIVHDSGKKSAEIQWYPYEGKYTHFLSLFQQYFARKISWVSFIKSYRQLLKLSNFKDK, from the coding sequence ATGATGACAGATGAGGATGAGGGATACATGGTGCAGCAACAAATGAAGTGGAATGTATATGCTCCAGCAACTGGTGAGAAGATTGCTGAGCTGGAGGAAACGTCGCTTGACTCCATTCCTAAGCTATATGAACAATCACATAAGGCCTTTGATATGTGGTCAGCACTTTCTATTTCGAAGAGAATCGAGTACATTCGGCAGCTAAGGCTTTTAATTGTGGACAAGATGGATAAGCTTGCTGACATCATCTCGAAAGATACAGGAAAGGTCAAAACAGAAGCGCTTGTGGCAGATTTAATGCCAACGCTTGATGCCATGCTGTATGTTGAAAAGCATGCTGAAAAGTTATTGAAACGACAAAAAATGAAAACACCTTTATTATTAATCGGGAAAACATCATATGTGGAGTATATGCCAAGGGGGACTGTACTTGTGATATCTCCATGGAACTATCCTTTTCAACTAGCGGTAACGCCTATAATTTCAGCCCTTGTTGGGGGGAATACAGTTATTGCGAAGCCTTCCGAAGTAACTCCTCTAGTTGGTAAAATGATAGAAGAATTATTTGTAGAAGCTGGTTTTCCAGAAGGAGTTGTTCAATTTGCTCATGGTGGAAAAGAGTTAGGAGCAGTACTTACTGAACAAAAGCCAGATTATATTTTCTTTACAGGTTCCGTGCGAACAGGAAAGATTATCGCAGAAGTGGCGGCAAAACAATTGATTCCGACAACACTTGAGCTAGGCGGGAAAGACCCGATGATTGTTTTTCAAGATGTTAACATAGAGAGGGCGGTAAATGCAGCTTTATGGGGAGCATTTACAAACAGCGGTCAAGTATGTATGAGCGTTGAACGACTTTATATAGAGCGTCCAATTTATGAACAATTTCTGACGCTATTGAAGAAGAAAGTAGCTTCCTTAAAACAGGGAGATTCGCTGCATGATGATGTTGGTTCGATGACATTCCCTGCTCAATTGGATATTGTAGCCGATCATATTCGGGATGCTCTTGATAAAGGAGCAACGCTTGAAATAGGGACCACACCTGACGAATGGGAGCAAGGTACGTGTTTTATCCAACCTTCACTTTTATCAAATGTGAATCATACAATGAAAGTGATTAATGAAGAATCTTTTGGTCCCCTGCTGCCTGTTATTCCTTTTGATACAGAAGCAGAGGCGGTTCAACTTGCAAATGATAGTGCATACGGTTTAAATTCAAGCGTTTGGACCTCTGATGAACATAGAGCAAAGCGGGTTGCAGCGCAATTAGTGACAGGGGCTGTTAATATTAATGATGTGCTTGTTTCAGTCGCTAATCCTCATTTACCGTTTGGCGGTGCGAAACAGAGTGGGATTGGCAGCTATCATGGTGAAGGTGGCCTTCGTATTTTTTGTCATGAAAAAGCAATTGTACATGATTCAGGGAAAAAGTCCGCTGAAATTCAATGGTACCCGTATGAAGGGAAATATACCCATTTTCTTTCGCTTTTTCAACAGTATTTCGCTAGGAAAATCAGTTGGGTTTCTTTTATAAAGAGCTATCGACAATTACTTAAATTATCGAATTTTAAGGATAAATAA
- a CDS encoding TerC family protein, producing MDASLLLEYGWVLLVLIALEGLLAADNAVVMAVMVKHLPKDQQRKALFYGLFGAFVFRFASLFLITYLVNIWQIQAIGALYLLFIACHNIYKKYYGNELDVAPKAKATSGFWMTVLKVELADIAFAIDSMLAAVALAVTLPETGWFKVGGIDGGQFSVMFLGGIIGLVIMRFAANAFVKVLHQRPSLETAAFLIVGWVGVKLAVHTLAHPSLGVINEHFPESIVWKSIFWTVLLGIAVGAFLLSGKKDKQDKKDKQDKQDKQDKQIQEV from the coding sequence ATGGATGCATCACTATTATTGGAATACGGCTGGGTTCTTCTCGTATTAATTGCCCTTGAAGGACTTCTTGCCGCAGACAATGCAGTTGTTATGGCCGTCATGGTTAAACACCTACCAAAAGATCAACAACGAAAAGCGTTATTCTATGGGTTATTTGGAGCGTTTGTATTCCGCTTTGCCAGCTTGTTTCTTATCACATATTTGGTTAATATATGGCAAATTCAAGCGATTGGTGCCTTATACTTACTATTTATTGCTTGTCATAATATTTATAAAAAGTATTATGGGAATGAGTTGGATGTTGCGCCGAAAGCGAAAGCCACTTCTGGCTTCTGGATGACTGTTTTAAAAGTAGAGCTCGCAGATATTGCCTTTGCGATTGACTCTATGCTTGCAGCTGTAGCATTAGCCGTAACCCTTCCTGAAACAGGATGGTTCAAAGTGGGCGGTATTGATGGCGGACAGTTTTCGGTGATGTTCTTAGGTGGAATCATTGGCTTAGTTATTATGCGATTTGCAGCTAATGCGTTCGTGAAAGTATTACATCAACGACCATCCCTTGAAACAGCAGCCTTTTTGATTGTAGGTTGGGTTGGCGTAAAGCTGGCCGTTCATACACTTGCTCATCCGTCATTAGGGGTCATTAATGAACACTTCCCAGAATCCATTGTATGGAAGTCAATTTTCTGGACTGTGTTACTTGGAATTGCAGTTGGAGCTTTTCTATTATCGGGAAAAAAAGACAAACAGGACAAAAAAGACAAACAAGACAAACAAGACAAACAAGACAAACAAATACAAGAAGTCTAA
- the sigI gene encoding RNA polymerase sigma factor SigI, producing the protein MIGFLFTALKKKRSLEDCVIKIQQGDTKLRNDTIHSYKPFIAKTVSSVCNRYIHESDDEYSIGLIAFNEAIDKYSCKKGKSLLAFAEVIIKRRVIDYLRSQSRNKEVILESAWNEEGGDDSFLDDQNSIQAFEQEQETLKRREEILLYNRRLQEFGLSFQELVHHSPKHIDARLGAISIAKTLMDDGELRDLLFMKKRLPIKQLEEKVRVSRKTIERHRKYIIAMCIILNEEFVYLSHYIEGVTQQ; encoded by the coding sequence ATGATAGGTTTTTTATTTACAGCATTGAAGAAAAAACGTTCATTAGAAGATTGCGTCATCAAAATTCAACAAGGTGACACGAAGCTTCGAAATGATACGATCCATTCTTATAAGCCTTTTATTGCTAAAACAGTTTCAAGCGTTTGTAATCGATATATTCATGAATCAGATGATGAATACAGTATTGGTCTGATTGCTTTCAATGAAGCAATTGATAAATATTCATGTAAAAAAGGAAAGTCTTTGCTTGCGTTTGCTGAGGTTATTATTAAGCGCCGAGTTATTGATTATTTAAGAAGTCAGTCAAGAAATAAGGAAGTGATTTTGGAGTCTGCTTGGAATGAAGAGGGGGGCGATGATTCATTTCTCGATGATCAAAATTCTATTCAGGCATTTGAACAGGAGCAAGAAACGTTAAAAAGAAGAGAGGAAATTCTTCTTTATAATCGTCGTTTACAGGAATTTGGCTTATCTTTTCAAGAATTAGTTCATCATTCACCAAAGCATATAGATGCTCGTTTAGGAGCAATTTCTATTGCGAAGACATTAATGGATGATGGGGAGCTAAGAGACCTTTTGTTCATGAAGAAACGGCTTCCGATTAAACAATTAGAGGAAAAAGTACGAGTGAGTAGAAAAACGATTGAACGACATCGTAAATATATTATTGCGATGTGTATCATTTTAAATGAAGAGTTTGTGTACTTATCGCATTACATAGAAGGGGTGACTCAGCAGTGA
- a CDS encoding anti-sigma factor domain-containing protein encodes MKKGIVLSVTKRHITLLTPEGEFVRRNRDNGVYEIGDEVTIIPVERTFPISSKK; translated from the coding sequence GTGAAAAAGGGTATAGTTCTATCAGTGACTAAACGACATATTACGTTGTTGACCCCAGAAGGTGAGTTTGTCAGAAGAAACCGGGATAACGGAGTGTATGAAATTGGTGATGAAGTAACGATTATCCCAGTAGAACGAACGTTTCCCATTTCTTCTAAGAAATAG
- a CDS encoding anti-sigma-I factor RsgI family protein — protein MTIDVNPSVEIGVDDDLDVIELKGLNDEGKRVVKELGVWENKELSTVTENIVAKTKELGYLKGSTRKIVVSTTMVEKNKKVNQQLNKELQHMSQQWPVNRTKVQVIQATKEERNEAKRQGLSTGKYVEQKRESQRKKIQTNQDNQSQEKSQITNTPVQKTEEKKTAQPLQTNQETKKATNEKSSSQSVLKDNQKSVETKKSNKEKPSSSKKEHVVKEREQQQEQRKKEKEQQKAQQEKEKKWKKTQQEKEKKWQKVQREREKEWQKAQREKEKEQRKEQLYKPVKKEEKPHPGNAGNHKKENNDREKQRQDD, from the coding sequence ATGACGATTGATGTAAATCCTAGTGTTGAAATAGGTGTAGATGATGATTTAGATGTGATTGAACTAAAGGGATTGAATGATGAAGGAAAGCGTGTCGTGAAGGAATTGGGTGTATGGGAAAATAAAGAGCTTTCGACAGTGACTGAAAACATTGTTGCCAAGACAAAGGAACTAGGATATTTGAAGGGTTCTACACGGAAGATTGTCGTCTCCACAACCATGGTCGAAAAGAATAAGAAAGTCAATCAGCAGTTAAATAAAGAGCTGCAGCATATGTCCCAGCAATGGCCGGTAAATCGTACAAAAGTACAAGTTATTCAAGCGACAAAAGAAGAGCGTAATGAAGCTAAAAGACAGGGGCTCTCAACAGGGAAATATGTTGAACAAAAACGGGAGAGTCAGCGAAAGAAGATTCAAACGAATCAAGACAATCAATCACAAGAGAAAAGTCAAATAACGAATACTCCTGTTCAGAAGACTGAAGAGAAGAAGACAGCTCAGCCTTTACAAACGAATCAGGAAACAAAAAAAGCAACAAATGAGAAATCTTCTAGTCAGTCGGTGTTGAAGGATAATCAAAAGTCAGTAGAAACGAAGAAGTCTAACAAAGAAAAGCCATCTTCATCAAAAAAAGAACATGTAGTTAAAGAAAGAGAACAGCAACAAGAACAACGAAAGAAAGAGAAAGAACAGCAAAAAGCGCAACAAGAGAAAGAGAAAAAATGGAAAAAAACGCAACAAGAGAAAGAGAAAAAGTGGCAAAAAGTACAACGAGAGAGAGAGAAAGAATGGCAAAAAGCGCAACGAGAGAAAGAGAAGGAACAACGCAAAGAACAACTGTATAAACCAGTAAAGAAAGAAGAGAAACCTCATCCAGGTAATGCAGGTAATCATAAAAAAGAAAATAACGATAGAGAGAAGCAGCGTCAGGATGATTAA
- a CDS encoding alpha/beta-type small acid-soluble spore protein — MANNNSSNKLLVPGIEQALEQIKYEIASEFGVQLGSDTSARANGSVGGEITKRLVQQAQSQLSGKF; from the coding sequence ATGGCTAATAATAATAGCAGTAATAAATTACTTGTTCCTGGAATTGAACAAGCTTTAGAACAAATTAAATATGAAATCGCTTCTGAGTTTGGCGTTCAATTAGGATCTGATACGTCAGCACGTGCAAATGGATCTGTAGGCGGAGAAATTACAAAACGATTAGTGCAACAAGCTCAGTCTCAGCTTAGCGGTAAATTTTAA